The following coding sequences are from one Candidatus Edwardsbacteria bacterium window:
- a CDS encoding FtsQ-type POTRA domain-containing protein has translation MTAYFDRKSAGRLHKKRRQKGKLKAVLVLIIFSAMLAAGFYGYKQVLKKGIFTIKQVNINGNRMTDTAGIMEIAGDLNGRILWRAGYNKIAARVCQKYPAVKRTKFTVWPWGIVDLHITERKPLAELQHDGQLIIDAEGMVFRTALMSADSCREKLPRLKMKGAGTVGVWRTLRLIESAPWVENEWLFDPADENDIKLWLPGGVAVHFGNGHFKKQWQKLGEVLETLKNENLTTTGIDLRFNGQAVIKRQALVLGQEDKARDN, from the coding sequence ATGACCGCTTATTTCGACCGGAAGAGCGCCGGGCGACTACATAAAAAGCGCCGGCAAAAAGGTAAACTGAAAGCCGTATTGGTTCTGATCATCTTCTCGGCAATGCTGGCCGCAGGATTCTATGGATATAAACAAGTCCTTAAAAAAGGGATCTTTACCATAAAACAGGTCAATATCAACGGGAACCGGATGACGGATACCGCCGGGATCATGGAAATAGCCGGAGACCTGAACGGCCGGATCCTCTGGAGGGCAGGGTATAACAAAATCGCGGCCCGGGTCTGCCAAAAATATCCGGCGGTAAAAAGAACCAAATTCACGGTGTGGCCCTGGGGGATAGTGGACCTCCATATCACCGAGCGGAAGCCTCTGGCCGAACTACAGCATGATGGCCAGCTGATTATCGACGCTGAAGGGATGGTCTTCAGGACCGCTCTAATGTCCGCTGACAGCTGCAGGGAAAAACTTCCCCGATTGAAGATGAAGGGAGCCGGCACAGTGGGAGTCTGGCGGACCCTGAGGCTGATAGAGTCGGCCCCCTGGGTGGAGAACGAGTGGTTGTTCGATCCGGCCGACGAGAACGATATAAAGCTGTGGCTGCCGGGAGGGGTGGCGGTACACTTCGGCAACGGTCACTTTAAAAAGCAATGGCAGAAGCTGGGAGAGGTGCTGGAAACCCTGAAGAACGAAAACCTTACCACCACCGGGATAGACCTGCGTTTCAACGGACAGGCTGTGATCAAGAGACAGGCGCTGGTCCTGGGACAAGAAGATAAAGCCAGAGACAACTAA